From Diceros bicornis minor isolate mBicDic1 chromosome 8, mDicBic1.mat.cur, whole genome shotgun sequence, a single genomic window includes:
- the PRDM8 gene encoding PR domain zinc finger protein 8, translating to MEDSGIQRGIWDGDAKAVQQCLTDIFTSVYTTCDIPENAIFGPCVLSHTSLYDSIAFIALKSTDKRTVPYIFRVDTSAANGSSEGLMWLRLVQSARDKEEQNLEAYIKNGQLFYRSLRRIAKDEELLVWYGKELTELLLLCPSRSHSKMNGSSPYTCLECSQRFQFEFPYVAHLRFRCPKRLHSADMSPQDEQGGGVGTKDHGGGGGGKDQQQQQQEAPLGPGPKFCKAGPIHHYPAPSSDGSNPPAAGGGSSAKPSTNFHNLARELENSGGGSSCSPVRSLSGGTSGGGHQEAELSPDGNATGGSKGKRKFPEEAAEGGGPGLVGGRGRFAERPLPASKEDLVCTPQQYRASGSYFGLEENGRLFAPPSPETGEAKRSAFVEVKKAARAAGLQEEAAADGGGTAAEDQDAGGGGGGGGSSTPVAASPAGAEKLLAPRPGGPLPSRLESGSPARGSAFTSVPQLGGNGAGGGAGAGAAGGAGGGQGAASDERKSAFSQPARSFSQLSPLVLGQKLSALEPCHPGDGVGPARLYPAASDPLAVKLQGAADLNGGCGALPGGGGGGGGGGLPKQSPFLYATAFWPKSSAAAAAAAAAAAAGPLQLQLPSALTLLPPSFTSLCLPAQNWCAKCNASFRMTSDLVYHMRSHHKKEYAMEPLVKRRREEKLKCPICNESFRERHHLSRHMTSHN from the exons ATGGAGGATTCAGGCATCCAGCGAGGCATCTGGGATGGAGATGCCAAGGCGGTCCAACAATGTCTGACAGATATTTTTACCAGCGTTTACACtacctgtgacatccctgagaacgcTATATTCGGTCCCTGCGTCCTGAGCCATACTTCCCTGTACGACAGCATAGCTTTCATAGCTCTCAAGTCCACCGACAAGAGAACAGTCCCTTATATCTTCCGG GTAGACACCTCAGCGGCAAATGGTTCCTCAGAAGGTCTCATGTGGCTGCGTCTGGTCCAATCAGCCAGAGATAAAGAAGAGCAGAATCTTGAAGCGTATATAAAAAACGGACAGCTGTTTTACCGCTCTCTCCGCAGGATTGCCAAAGACGAGGAGTTACTAGTTTGGTACGGGAAAGAACTGACTGAGTTACTCTTGCTCTGCCCCTCTAGATCCCACAGCAAAATGAATG GGTCGTCCCCTTACACATGCCTGGAATGCAGCCAACGTTTCCAGTTTGAGTTCCCCTATGTCGCGCATCTGCGCTTCCGCTGCCCCAAGAGACTTCACAGCGCTGATATGAGCCCCCAAGACGAGCAAGGCGGCGGCGTGGGCACCAAGGATCACGGGGGCGGCGGAGGTGGcaaggaccagcagcagcagcaacaggagGCACCCTTGGGTCCGGGCCCCAAGTTCTGCAAAGCCGGCCCCATCCACCACTACCCGGCCCCCTCCTCCGACGGCAGTAACCCGCCCGCGGCTGGCGGCGGCAGCAGCGCCAAGCCATCCACGAACTTTCACAACCTGGCCCGGGAGCTGGAGAACTCCGGGGGAGGCAGCAGCTGCTCCCCCGTGCGGAGCCTCAGCGGCGGCACCAGCGGCGGCGGCCACCAGGAGGCGGAGCTGAGTCCCGACGGCAACGCCACCGGCGGcagcaaagggaaaaggaaattccCGGAGGAGGCGGCGGAGGGCGGCGGCCCGGGGCTGGTGGGGGGCCGCGGCCGCTTCGCGGAGCGGCCCCTGCCCGCCTCCAAGGAGGACCTGGTGTGTACGCCGCAGCAGTACCGCGCCTCGGGCAGCTACTTCGGCCTGGAGGAGAACGGCCGCCTCTTCGCGCCGCCCAGCCCCGAGACGGGCGAGGCGAAGCGCAGCGCCTTCGTGGAGGTGAAGAAGGCGGCCCGAGCGGCCGGTCTGCAGGAGGAGGCAGCCGCCGACGGCGGGGGCACGGCCGCCGAGGACCAGgacgcgggcggcggcggcggcggcggcggctcctcCACACCCGTGGCCGCGTCGCCGGCAGGCGCCGAGAAGCTGCTGGCCCCGCGGCCTGGGGGCCCGCTGCCCAGCCGGCTGGAGAGCGGCAGCCCAGCGCGGGGCAGCGCCTTCACCTCGGTGCCGCAGCTGGGCGGCAACGGCGCGGGGGGCGGCGCGGGCGCGGGGGCCGCcggcggggcgggcggcggccAGGGCGCGGCGTCGGACGAGCGCAAAAGTGCCTTCTCGCAGCCGGCGCGCTCCTTCTCGCAGCTGTCGCCTCTGGTGCTGGGCCAGAAGCTGAGCGCGCTCGAGCCGTGCCACCCCGGCGACGGTGTGGGCCCCGCCAGACTTTACCCCGCCGCCAGCGATCCTCTGGCCGTGAAGCTCCAGGGAGCGGCGGATCTGAACGGAGGTTGCGGGGCCctgccgggcggcggcggcggcggcggcgggggcggcctGCCCAAACAGAGCCCCTTTCTCTACGCCACCGCCTTCTGGCCCAAGAGCTCCgcagccgcggcggcggcggcggcggcggcggccgcggggcCCCTCCAGCTGCAGCTGCCCTCGGCGCTCACGCTGCTGCCGCCCTCCTTCACCTCGCTGTGTCTGCCCGCGCAGAACTGGTGCGCCAAGTGCAATGCCTCCTTCCGCATGACCTCCGACCTGGTGTACCACATGAGGTCGCATCACAAAAAGGAGTATGCCATGGAGCCCTTGGTGAAGCGGCGGCGGGAGGAGAAACTCAAGTGCCCCATTTGCAACGAGTCCTTCAGGGAGCGCCACCACCTCTCCAGGCACATGACCTCGCATAATTGA